One genomic region from Lepidochelys kempii isolate rLepKem1 chromosome 19, rLepKem1.hap2, whole genome shotgun sequence encodes:
- the RLF gene encoding zinc finger protein Rlf isoform X5 has translation MKTLLKRELTLFWSKLQRRIDPSLDSFLERCRQFGIIAKTLQHLFFLIRVIQSEAEEAGLAVSILLCVRALQIRSNGNDEMKTSVCKTIACLLPVDLEVRRACQLTEFLLEPSLDGYNVLEELHLQPDQKFDEENALVPNSLRCELLLALKAYWPFDPEFWDWKTLKRHCLKLLGKDASDSEDDASCNDMSVNETDLLETLLSDCDETKEHKYYEGGKEASHQQKEKTRVKKPIGSSERYQRWLQYKFFCVLCKRECIEARILHHSKMHMEDGIYTCPVCTKKFKRKEFFVPHVMEHVKMPPSRTYRPKKKILLKKERSPQKISTSRNPYASPEEKQQQPQSSEKNKSDIHEYVTFSQLENYHLQDRDIYPCPGTDCSRVFKQFKYLSVHLKAEHQNNDENAKHYLDMKNRREKCAFCRRHFMTSFHLQEHERVHCGPQPYMCVSMDCYARFGSVNELLNHKQMHEDLRYKCELNGCNIVFSDLGQLYHHEAQHFRDASYTCNFLGCKKFYYSKTEFQNHLVMHNITISNGEVKETSVKLEEPISKDSCSYLPESQLVDQADHFSPYENLTLSVGSTSSQEILQIKEEAVSDNDETDSESNCSVYFGSHRTTTVVTKKQASPLIETITQNQTIPGSLISQQGVFHPSGLKQQCSHVAVCFDGKKITCGFEGCSSTYKNARGMQKHLRRVHPYHFKHNKKKMGIKAKDIFNLINDSQNSKTTGDLSADLRHNSDTNTDSPESLYCNTNSKRKNCLKEEICSSPETSFYEGSTVPNIEDAMLELLLGLKHLSLKSNFTANSSTLTHKPFLGSLQSYPSNDAKSPQSVVNETTSELHFQDQQHNLPTQYLTQLAAKPFFCERQGCKYEFVTREALLMHYVKKHNYSKEKVLQLNMFQHRYSPFKCHICQRSFTRKTHLRIHYRNKHQIGNEKITHKLFANEKCEHIGACAEGKLKNNAVSTPGFCTNRDEEHTEQTEQSAEQLCHPKKEECSSETDLESSEDTDSNVTGKPSKISSLNSHREELEAREGRGSKRTVAKGNLCYILHKYHKPFHCIHKSCNSAFTNQKGLIRHYRTVHQYNKEQLCLEKDKARTKRELVKCKKIFACKYKECSKRFLCSKALAKHCSDFHNLDQLEDQKVLSEMESARFRCNQPQCPAVFHTFNKLKHHLIEQHANEEELNKDFEIHCDLNGCDRIFTNYSHYSQHVYFRHSEYYGSLLGKHKKEQDNLLNDKNEQDCLKDQYDINENEKQIKEKSKKIGKNKEKHLIHFKTKEEALKMCREKSNQTQYPCMVQGCLSVVKLESSIVRHYKRTHQMTSMYIEQQTAKLVVCVKSGTMVKKEPSSETELSLNKEEPREFKKENTMHTDNLHENGKHCVPNTAYDHQDTGNENQNRSAANNVVFDTGAFLYSGTLKYKHSSKTSCFEECSITEPLCKTEGLPESRENSSYFNSLPLQLPREKETEGWQHSNQNAKKNSLHPTRNKVQKHSLSRPFDLKAYKPMGFESSFLKFIQESEEKDDDDDEWESPEQFQIGGVLQKDRDLQRSVIVDNFVCENTEVSIPQNHGPAVHGQLTEVQPLLSTESTSIPSLENLRAILDKALTDCGDLALKQLHYLRPVVVLERSRFSTPLIGLFPTKKSDELCVGST, from the coding sequence GCAGAAGAAGCAGGTCTTGCTGTGTCTATTTTGTTATGTGTGAGAGCGCTTCAGATCAGATCAAATGGAAATGATGAAATGAAGACATCTGTATGTAAAACAATTGCATGCCTTTTACCAGTGGATCTTGAAGTTAGAAGAGCATGTCAGCTCACTGAGTTTTTGCTCGAGCCAAGTTTGGATGGATACAATGTGCTGGAAGAATTGCATTTGCAACCAGATCAGAAATTTGATGAAGAAAATGCACTGGTTCCCAACTCACTACGTTGTGAGCTTCTGTTAGCTTTAAAAGCGTATTGGCCATTTGATCCTGAATTTTGGGACTGGAAGACTTTAAAACGGCATTGTCTTAAACTCTTAGGGAAAGACGCTTCTGATTCTGAAGACGATGCAAGTTGTAATGATATGTCAGTCAATGAAACTGACTTGTTAGAAACTCTTTTGAGTGATTGTGATGAGACTAAAGAACATAAATACTATGAAGGAGGAAAAGAGGCATCACATCAACAGAAGGAGAAAACAAGAGTGAAAAAGCCAATCGGATCTTCTGAAAGATACCAGAGATGGCTCCAATACAAATTCTTCTGTGTGTTATGCAAAAGGGAATGTATAGAGGCTAGAATACTACATCATTCTAAGATGCACATGGAAGATGGTATTTATACATGCCCAGTGTGTACAAAAAAGTTCAAGAGAAAGGAATTTTTTGTACCACATGTAATGGAGCATGTTAAAATGCCACCTAGTAGAACATatagaccaaaaaagaaaatactgttGAAAAAAGAGAGATCACCACAAAAGATTAGTACATCCAGAAACCCTTATGCATCACCagaggaaaagcagcagcaacCACAAtcatctgaaaaaaacaaaagtgaCATACATGAATATGTCACATTTAGCCAATTAGAAAATTACCATCTGCAAGACAGAGACATATATCCATGTCCTGGCACAGACTGCTCTAGAGTATTTaagcaatttaaatatttaagtgTACATCTAAAGGCTGAACATCAAAACAATGATGAAAATGCAAAACACTACTTGGATATGAAAAACAGAAGAGAGAAGTGTGCTTTTTGCCGACGTCACTTCATGACATCCTTTCATCTGCAGGAGCACGAACGAGTGCATTGTGGTCCTCAGCCTTACATGTGTGTGTCTATGGATTGTTATGCTAGATTTGGGTCTGTTAATGAATTATTAAATCACAAACAAATGCATGAAGATCTACGTTATAAGTGTGAATTAAATGGCTGCAACATAGTTTTCAGTGACTTGGGGCAGCTTTACCACCATGAAGCTCAGCATTTTAGGGATGCATCATACACATGTAACTTTCTTGGTTGCAAAAAGTTCTATTATTCAAAAACAGAATTTCAGAATCACCTTGTAATGCATAATATTACAATATCAAATGGAGAAGTGAAGGAGACATCAGTTAAACTTGAAGAGCCTATTTCAAAAGACAGTTGCAGTTATCTTCCTGAGTCTCAACTGGTTGATCAAGCAGATCATTTTAGTCCATATGAAAATCTTACTTTGTCTGTGGGCTCAACAAGTTCTCAAGAAATCCTACAGATTAAGGAAGAAGCTGTCTCTGACAATGACGAAACTGATAGCGAAAGCAACTGTAGTGTTTATTTTGGGAGCCACAGAACCACTACTGTAGTAACCAAAAAGCAGGCATCCCCTTTGATAGAAACAATAACTCAGAATCAAACAATTCCTGGTAGCCTAATATCCCAACAGGGAGTCTTTCACCCTTCCGGTTTAAAACAACAATGCTCCCATGTGGCAGTTTGTTTTGATGGGAAAAAAATTACCTGTGGTTTTGAAGGATGTAGTTCAACATACAAAAATGCCAGAGGTATGCAAAAACATCTTCGAAGGGTTCATCCATACCATTtcaaacataacaaaaaaaagatggggatcaaAGCTAAAGATATTTTTAATCTAATCAATGATAGTCAAAACAGCAAAACTACTGGAGATCTTAGTGCAGATCTTAGGCATAATTCGGATACAAATACTGACTCTCCAGAAAGTCTGTATTGTAATACAAATTCTAAAAGAAAAAATTGTCTCAAGGAAGAAATTTGTTCTTCCCCAGAAACTTCCTTTTATGAAGGTTCTACGGTGCCAAATATTGAAGATGCCATGTTGGAACTTCTGTTGGGCTTGAAACATTTAAGTTTAAAGTCTAACTTTACTGCAAATTCTTCCACTTTAACACACAAGCCTTTTTTAGGGTCATTACAGTCATATCCATCAAATGATGCCAAGAGTCCTCAATCAGTTGTCAATGAAACTACCTCAGAACTTCATTTTCAAGATCAACAACACAACTTACCTACACAGTATCTCACTCAACTGGCAGCTAAACCATTTTTCTGTGAACGTCAAGGCTGTAAATATGAGTTTGTGACCAGAGAAGCTCTCTTAATGCATTATGTTAAAAAACATAATTATTCCAAGGAAAAAGTTCTTCAGTTAAATATGTTTCAGCATCGGTATTCACCATTTAAATGCCATATTTGTCAAAGATCATTTACAAGAAAAACACACCTTAGAATTCATTATAGAAACAAACATCAAATTGGCAATGAGAAGATAACTCACAAGCTGTTTGCTAATGAAAAATGTGAGCACATAGGTGCATGTGCAGAGGGCAAGCTAAAAAATAATGCAGTTTCAACGCCTGGTTTCTGTACTAATAGAGATGAAGAGCATACTGAACAAACTGAGCAATCTGCTGAGCAGCTGTGTCACCCGAAGAAGGAAGAGTGTAGTTCTGAAACTGATTTGGAATCCAGTGAAGACACAGATAGTAATGTAACTGGAAAACCCTCTAAAATATCCTCACTAAACAGCCACAGGGAAGAATTGGAAGCAAGAGAGGGGAGAGGAAGTAAAAGAACAGTTGCCAAAGGAAATTTATGTTATATATTGCATAAGTACCACAAACCATTCCATTGTATTCATAAAAGTTGCAACTCTGCCTTTACCAATCAGAAAGGCTTGATTCGTCACTATAGAACTGTACATCAGTATAACAAAGAACAGCTTTGTTTAGAAAAAGACAAAGCAAGAACAAAAAGGGAACTTgtcaaatgtaaaaaaatatttgcatgcaAATACAAAGAATGTAGTAAACGCTTTTTATGTTCTAAGGCTCTTGCTAAGCATTGCAGTGACTTTCATAACCTTGATCAGTTAGAGGATCAAAAAGTGCTTTCTGAAATGGAATCTGCAAGATTTCGATGTAACCAGCCTCAATGCCCTGCTGTATTTCATACTTTTAACAAGCTAAAGCATCACTTGATAGAACAGCATGCTAATGAAGAAGAACTAAACAAAGACTTTGAAATTCATTGTGACCTTAATGGCTGTGATAGGATTTTTACAAATTACAGCCATTACTCTCAACATGTATATTTCCGCCATAGTGAATATTATGGTAGTCTCCTTGGAAAACATAAAAAGGAGCAGGATAATCTGCTTAATGATAAAAATGAACAAGACTGTTTGAAAGATCAGTATGATATAAATGAGAATGAGAAGCAGATAAAAGAAAAATCTAAGAAAATtggcaaaaataaagaaaaacatttgattcattttaaaacaaaggagGAAGCCCTGAAAATGTGCAGAGAGAAATCTAACCAGACTCAGTACCCTTGCATGGTTCAAGGGTGTCTATCTGTAGTAAAATTGGAAAGCAGTATTGTGAGGCATTATAAACGCACACATCAGATGACCAGTATGTATATAGAACAACAGACTGCGAAACTGGTAGTTTGTGTTAAAAGTGGTACAATGGTTAAAAAGGAACCCTCTTCAGAAACAGAACTATCGTTAAATAAAGAGGAACCCAGagagtttaaaaaggaaaatacaatGCACACAGACAACCTGCATGAAAATGGAAAACATTGTGTACCAAACACTGCTTATGATCATCAAGATACTGGCAATGAAAATCAAAATAGGAGTGCAGCAAATAATGTGGTTTTTGACACGGGTGCTTTTTTGTATTCAGGcactttaaaatataaacatagtTCAAAAACCAGTTGTTTTGAAGAATGTAGTATAACGGAGCCTTTGTGTAAAACTGAAGGTTTACCTGAAAGTAGAGAAAACAGTTCTTATTTTAACAGTTTACCTTTGCAGTTACCAAGGGAGAAAGAGACAGAAGGCTGGCAACACAGCAATCAGAATGCTAAAAAAAATTCACTCCACCCCACAAGAAACAAGGTTCAGAAGCATTCATTGTCCAGACCATTTGATTTAAAGGCATATAAACCAATGGGATTTGAATCCTCATTTCTAAAATTTATTCAGGAAAGTGAGgaaaaagatgatgatgatgatgaatggGAGTCCCCAGAACAATTTCAAATAGGTGGTGTCTTACAAAAAGATAGAGACTTACAAAGGAGTGTGATAGTAGACAACTTTGTGTGTGAAAACACAGAAGTAAGCATACCCCAAAATCATGGACCTGCAGTGCATGGGCAGTTAACAGAAGTACAGCCTTTATTATCAACGGAGTCGACATCTATCCCTTCTTTAGAAAACTTGAGGGCCATATTGGACAAGGCACTAACAGACTGTGGAGACCTTGCCTTAAAACAACTCCATTACTTACGACCAGTAGTTGTCCTTGAAAGATCCAGATTTTCCACACCCCTTATAGGCTTATTTCCAACAAAAAAGTCAGATGAACTTTGTGTAGGAAGTACATAA